Proteins from a single region of Styela clava chromosome 1, kaStyClav1.hap1.2, whole genome shotgun sequence:
- the LOC144424591 gene encoding uncharacterized protein LOC144424591, with protein sequence MRNSDFNDVNRIPYCVTKKNLHANPVGNKKAFLREIIPKNSSEIRFHVGTRFNQRKRRSTTLQRGQRLNPNPFFETITDDRTATFDITFTNDDNIDVSRMYPPAANARKLHWSEKIAHDADEYDLYF encoded by the exons ATGAGAAACTCTGATTTTAACGATGTCAACCGGATACCATATTGCGTAACcaagaaaa ACCTACATGCAAATCCCGTCGGAAATAAGAAAGCATTTTTGCGGGAAATTATACCAAAAAATTCGTCGGAAATTCGTTTTCACGTCGGCACAAGATTCAATCAAAGAAAACGTAGATCGACGACTCTTCAGAgag GCCAACGACTCAACCCGAATCCATTTTTCGAGACAATAACTGACGACAGAACAGCCACATTTGACATCACATTTACGAATGATGACAACATAGACGTGTCCCGCATGTATCCACCAGCAGCGAATGCAAGAAAGTTACACTGGAGTGAGAAAATAGCACATGATGCGGATGAATACGATCTGTATTTTTAA